The genomic interval CGGATTTATCCAGACAGTATACTGGCGATTGTTCTGACCGGAATGGGTGCGGATGGGATGCTGGCGGCGAAACTGCTGAAACAGGGTGGTTCAACGATCTGGTCACAGAGTGAGGAGAGCTGTGTCGTATTTGGGATGCCACGTGCAGTGGAAAAAGCGGGACTCTCTGACAGAGTTCTGCCCTTGGATGAGATTGCCCCTATGCTGAGTAAGGCGGTTTAGAATGGATTATTTCAGTATTCTCGGTGTGATAATTGCACTTGCCGCCATTATTGGTGGTAACGCCCTTGAGGGTGGGCACATTGATGCCCTGTTGAACGGGCCTGCACTGGTAATTGTATTCGGCGGTACCATAGGCGCCATTCTCTTGCAGACGCCAATGCCACTTTTCATTCATGCCTTGCGCCAAGCGGGATCAGTGTTTGTACCGCCAAAGCATATGATACGGCCGGCGATCAAGAAAATGGTTCAGTGGAGTAATGTTGCCCGCAAGGAGGGGTTGCTGGGTCTTGAGACAATAGCGGAGAAAGAGCCCGATCTATTTATACGCAAGGGGATGCAGTTACTGGTGGATGGCAGTGAGCCGGAAGTGATCCGCGCTATCATGGACGTTGAGCTGGATATTTCCGAACACCATGATATGCAAGCGGCCAAAATGTTTGAGTCGATGGGAGGATACTCCCCTACTATCGGTATTATCGGCGCCGTCATGGGGTTGATCCATGTAATGCAGAATCTTGCCGACCCAAGCAAACTCGGTTCAGGTATTGCCACTGCATTTGTAGCAACCATCTATGGTGTGGGTCTGGCTAATCTGTTTTTGTTGCCTTTCGGTAACAAATTGAAGACGCTGGCTCTGGCCAAGTCCCACTACCGTGAGATGATCATTGAGGGCATTGTTTCAATTGCTGAGGGTGAG from Candidatus Sedimenticola sp. (ex Thyasira tokunagai) carries:
- a CDS encoding flagellar motor protein, which translates into the protein MDYFSILGVIIALAAIIGGNALEGGHIDALLNGPALVIVFGGTIGAILLQTPMPLFIHALRQAGSVFVPPKHMIRPAIKKMVQWSNVARKEGLLGLETIAEKEPDLFIRKGMQLLVDGSEPEVIRAIMDVELDISEHHDMQAAKMFESMGGYSPTIGIIGAVMGLIHVMQNLADPSKLGSGIATAFVATIYGVGLANLFLLPFGNKLKTLALAKSHYREMIIEGIVSIAEGENPRNIESKLQGYLN